DNA sequence from the Burkholderiales bacterium genome:
TTCCCGGCAGACGGTGGAGGGCAGATGGCTTGGCCCCTGCCAGCCGGGGCAGCGGCCGGGGGATGTCATCATGCCGGGAATGGGCAGCATGAACATCCCCGAGGTGATGAAACACCTTCCCCAGGGCGCGGCGCGGCCACCCCGCTGACCAACCCTTCGCGCCGCGAAGGGTGAAACGGCCCCTCAAACGTATTCCTGCTTTCACCCGCGCCGCACCCGTCCCCTCCCTTCAGAGGAGAGGCGGCGCGTGGTACCCTCTCCCCCTCGCGGCGGCCGGGTGGGCCTTAACCGGATTTTGACCATGAGCCCGGTCTTGCCCTGCCTGGTGCCCATGCAAGCTGCGCCGCATGCGCGGGATCGCCTGCCGCCGCGAAAGGGGCCACGGCCTCACCATGGCGGAAGCGGTGCCCAAGATCACACCCCCTCCCGCGAAGGATGAGCGATGATCAAGGTGTTTTATTTCGCTGCGCTGGTCAATGAACTGGGAACGGCCTACGAAGAGATGACACTGCCGCCGGAGGTGACGACGGTGGAGAAGCTCATCGAGCATCTGCGCGCCCGCGGCGGCGTGTGGGAAACCACCTTCGGTCGCGGGCTGATGCGCATCACCGTGAACAAACAGTTTGCCGAGCTCAGCACGCCCATCGCCAGTGGCGACGAGATCGCCTTCGTCTCGGTGCGGCTTTGAACCTCGCCCCGGCGGGCCTCAGAGCACCCGTACGGCGGTGCCGACGCGGAAGCCCAACTGTGTGGCCGCATGGCCCTGGGCGACGGCAATTCCCA
Encoded proteins:
- a CDS encoding MoaD/ThiS family protein, producing the protein MIKVFYFAALVNELGTAYEEMTLPPEVTTVEKLIEHLRARGGVWETTFGRGLMRITVNKQFAELSTPIASGDEIAFVSVRL